The Coraliomargarita parva genome contains a region encoding:
- a CDS encoding tRNA threonylcarbamoyladenosine dehydratase codes for MSDYHTRFSALGRLYGAEGLTRLQAAHVAVIGLGGVGSWVVEALARTGVGELTLVDMDEVCLSNVNRQIHAMDGTVGRSKAEVLAERVARISPDCKVNVEVCFFTESSAERLLAPGYDYIVDAIDATKHKCLLIAEARKRRLPLITCGGAGGRIDPSRVQIADLSRTINDPLLLQVRKKLRREYNFPRKSRQKFKIDCVYTDEFPVFPQADGSVACEREPGADYRLNCDQGFGSATFVTGTMGFVLAAQVVRCIASSKVSAEKAED; via the coding sequence ATGTCCGACTATCACACACGATTCAGCGCTCTGGGGCGGCTCTACGGAGCCGAAGGTTTGACGCGTCTACAGGCCGCGCATGTCGCGGTCATCGGGCTCGGCGGGGTCGGTTCCTGGGTGGTTGAAGCCTTGGCCCGGACGGGCGTGGGCGAATTGACCCTGGTGGATATGGATGAGGTTTGCCTGAGCAATGTGAACCGGCAGATACATGCGATGGACGGGACCGTCGGCCGATCGAAGGCGGAGGTACTGGCCGAGCGAGTGGCCCGGATCTCGCCGGACTGCAAGGTGAATGTCGAAGTCTGTTTCTTTACCGAATCTTCGGCCGAGCGCTTGTTGGCGCCGGGCTACGATTATATTGTGGATGCGATCGATGCGACCAAGCACAAGTGCCTCCTGATTGCCGAAGCACGCAAGCGTCGCTTACCCCTGATTACCTGTGGCGGTGCCGGTGGGCGAATCGATCCGAGCCGTGTCCAGATCGCCGATTTGTCTCGGACGATCAACGATCCGCTTCTCTTGCAGGTCCGGAAAAAGTTGCGTCGGGAGTACAATTTTCCCCGCAAATCACGCCAGAAATTCAAGATCGACTGTGTCTATACCGATGAATTTCCGGTGTTCCCGCAGGCAGATGGATCGGTGGCCTGTGAACGGGAACCGGGGGCGGATTACCGGTTGAATTGCGATCAGGGCTTTGGTTCCGCGACCTTTGTGACCGGAACCATGGGCTTCGTGCTGGCCGCGCAGGTCGTGCGTTGTATTGCTTCATCTAAAGTTTCGGCCGAAAAGGCTGAAGACTAG
- a CDS encoding glucan biosynthesis protein gives MRLPFKLLPFCLLAYSNVIVAAEPFSYAWLKGKARQLSTTPYEKRTHALPQAVEQLTWDEHQSILFDRDHALWNKEDSHFRAEFFHLGMYVRTPVTLYEVDHGEARRIDYNGDLFDYGKSGLAPDTLPADLGFAGFRVHASTDWERDVIAFLGASYFRAVGASMQYGLSARGLAIDTALPRPEEFPIFTEFYLQQPAPGADQLEIYALLDSPSVSGAYHFSIHPGEPHIVRVDAALYPRKPIERLGIAPLTSMYQVGENDRRMAWDWRPEIHDSDGLALHTGNGEWLWRPLANPPLLRFNSYFDTNPRGFGLLQRDRNFDHYQDDGVFYEKRPSLWIEPIGDWGAGAVTLTEIPTIDETFDNIVAFWQPAEAVQAGEEYLFSYNMYWADKAPARPQLATTVATHSGLGGVIGRHREYYSHRFVIDFTGGPLGMLGPDTKVEAVVESSRGHVETVSARPLHSINGYRARFDIVPGDSTEPVNLRMYLKAGDRPLSETWIYQWTPPPLEQRELYNR, from the coding sequence ATGCGACTTCCCTTCAAATTACTCCCCTTCTGCCTACTGGCTTACTCCAACGTGATTGTGGCGGCGGAGCCCTTTTCCTATGCCTGGCTCAAGGGCAAGGCTCGGCAGCTGTCCACAACGCCCTACGAAAAGCGCACCCATGCCCTGCCACAAGCAGTCGAGCAGCTGACCTGGGACGAACACCAAAGCATCCTCTTCGATCGCGACCATGCCCTCTGGAACAAGGAAGACAGCCATTTCAGGGCGGAATTCTTCCATCTCGGCATGTATGTCCGCACCCCCGTCACCCTCTACGAGGTCGACCATGGTGAAGCCCGGCGGATCGACTACAACGGCGACTTGTTCGATTATGGTAAATCCGGCTTGGCCCCGGACACACTTCCGGCTGACCTCGGATTCGCCGGCTTCCGCGTGCATGCCAGTACGGATTGGGAACGTGATGTCATCGCCTTTCTGGGGGCCAGTTATTTCCGCGCCGTCGGTGCCAGCATGCAGTACGGCCTGTCTGCCCGGGGCTTGGCCATCGATACCGCACTTCCCCGACCCGAGGAATTCCCCATCTTTACCGAGTTCTACCTTCAACAACCCGCCCCGGGCGCCGATCAGCTCGAAATCTACGCCTTGCTGGACTCGCCGAGTGTCTCCGGCGCTTATCATTTTTCGATTCACCCCGGAGAGCCCCACATCGTACGGGTCGACGCCGCACTCTATCCGCGCAAACCGATCGAACGCCTTGGCATCGCCCCGCTGACCAGCATGTACCAGGTGGGTGAAAACGACCGGCGCATGGCTTGGGACTGGCGACCGGAAATTCATGACTCGGACGGGCTCGCCCTGCACACCGGAAACGGTGAATGGTTATGGCGCCCGTTGGCCAATCCACCGTTACTGCGATTCAACAGTTATTTCGACACGAACCCGCGGGGTTTCGGACTGCTTCAGCGGGATCGTAATTTTGACCACTATCAGGACGACGGCGTCTTTTATGAAAAGCGTCCCAGCCTCTGGATCGAGCCTATCGGAGATTGGGGTGCCGGCGCAGTCACCCTGACGGAAATCCCCACAATCGATGAAACCTTCGATAACATCGTCGCCTTCTGGCAACCGGCCGAAGCCGTGCAAGCCGGCGAGGAGTACCTATTCAGTTACAACATGTACTGGGCCGACAAGGCACCCGCACGCCCTCAACTCGCCACCACCGTGGCCACACACAGCGGGCTCGGCGGGGTCATCGGCCGGCACCGGGAATACTACAGCCATCGTTTCGTCATCGATTTTACCGGCGGCCCGCTCGGGATGCTCGGACCGGACACGAAGGTGGAAGCAGTCGTCGAAAGCTCCCGGGGACACGTGGAAACTGTCTCGGCCCGCCCCTTGCACAGCATCAACGGCTACCGGGCACGCTTTGATATCGTCCCCGGTGACTCCACCGAACCGGTCAATTTACGCATGTACCTCAAGGCAGGCGACCGCCCTCTGAGTGAAACGTGGATCTACCAATGGACGCCGCCCCCACTCGAGCAAAGGGAACTCTACAACCGCTGA
- a CDS encoding enoyl-CoA hydratase-related protein, with protein MFSATNPLEADEKLFAASQTSPHTLTIRFKRHWLRQSAEIENVIGLIDYLNVLERNSEIKCILMLGNPEKRGSAEYVEWQEWASSEEGKAQHASVRMLSVFQQLVRRILKLPQIVLFGDGGRMTMSYLSLGLAADYCVLGTTSVVENPNLRFKTIPVGGVVYFLKERLGHQKSFELLSQPEPVSSRQLLDLGLCHSVCPAGEVEAQLKQQADYYLDQNINYLRALKGALHPDWDALDHWFYWESNHIS; from the coding sequence ATGTTCAGCGCCACAAACCCCTTGGAGGCCGACGAGAAGTTATTCGCAGCCTCGCAAACATCTCCCCACACGCTGACGATTCGGTTCAAGCGGCATTGGCTCCGGCAATCCGCTGAAATCGAGAATGTCATCGGTTTAATTGACTACCTGAATGTGCTTGAGCGCAACTCGGAGATCAAATGCATCCTCATGCTTGGAAACCCTGAGAAGCGGGGCAGCGCCGAGTATGTCGAATGGCAAGAATGGGCCTCATCGGAAGAAGGCAAGGCGCAGCATGCCTCGGTCCGAATGTTGAGTGTCTTTCAGCAATTGGTTCGGCGCATTCTGAAATTGCCACAGATCGTCCTGTTTGGTGACGGCGGACGTATGACCATGAGTTACCTGAGCCTCGGTCTGGCTGCCGATTATTGTGTCCTTGGCACGACTTCCGTGGTGGAGAACCCGAATCTTCGTTTCAAAACGATCCCGGTGGGCGGTGTGGTTTACTTTTTGAAGGAACGTCTCGGCCACCAGAAGTCCTTCGAGCTCCTGTCCCAGCCGGAACCTGTCAGCTCCCGGCAGTTGTTGGATCTGGGCTTGTGTCATTCCGTCTGTCCGGCAGGTGAGGTGGAAGCCCAGCTTAAGCAGCAAGCGGATTATTATCTCGATCAGAACATCAACTACCTGCGGGCCTTGAAAGGTGCACTGCATCCGGATTGGGATGCTTTGGACCATTGGTTTTACTGGGAGTCGAACCATATCTCCTGA
- a CDS encoding DMT family transporter: MSSSIRNSERLPLSFYLQVLFCAVLWGSAFPVIKNSYSALNIQSYGEQLVFAGSRFTLAGLMVLPFCRRRFVESISRAPKVGLAAVMLGQTYFQYLFFYYALSVSTGTLGAILVGAGSFWWMLLAPLILKTPKPHGIHWLLFAGCTLGVLCAVYTPGLPMRNVGIGVLAFLAASFSGAVAATYMKIVAPVSGSRTTTSFSLATGGLLLLLTALPSWSAYLSHFNWTTFWVTLYLAFLSAAAFTVWNRLIEIYSVNLLSTYRFLIPLMGVLESILFIPDERLRPGVVFGTLIVLSCLVMMSRVGDAAMAGRGIRP, from the coding sequence ATGTCCTCGTCGATCCGAAATTCCGAGCGTTTGCCGCTTTCGTTCTATCTCCAGGTGCTTTTTTGTGCCGTTCTCTGGGGCAGTGCATTCCCGGTGATCAAGAACAGTTATTCGGCTCTGAATATTCAAAGTTATGGGGAACAGTTGGTCTTTGCCGGTAGCCGGTTTACGCTAGCCGGCCTGATGGTCTTGCCGTTTTGCCGACGCCGCTTTGTGGAGAGCATAAGTCGGGCCCCGAAAGTCGGCTTGGCCGCGGTTATGCTCGGGCAGACCTATTTCCAGTATTTGTTTTTCTACTACGCATTGAGTGTGTCGACGGGCACTCTTGGCGCGATCCTGGTGGGTGCCGGTAGTTTTTGGTGGATGCTGCTGGCACCGCTTATACTGAAGACTCCCAAGCCCCACGGTATCCACTGGTTGCTGTTCGCCGGATGTACCTTGGGTGTGCTCTGCGCGGTCTACACCCCGGGGTTGCCGATGCGGAATGTGGGGATCGGCGTGTTGGCCTTTCTGGCTGCCTCTTTTTCCGGTGCGGTCGCGGCGACTTACATGAAAATCGTCGCGCCTGTCTCCGGAAGCAGGACGACCACTTCCTTTTCCCTTGCGACGGGCGGACTGTTACTCTTGCTGACCGCACTTCCATCCTGGTCGGCATATCTGTCCCATTTCAATTGGACTACATTCTGGGTGACGCTGTACCTGGCGTTTCTTTCCGCGGCAGCCTTTACCGTCTGGAACCGACTGATTGAAATCTACAGTGTGAACCTGCTCTCCACCTATCGCTTCCTGATCCCTTTGATGGGCGTTCTTGAGTCGATCCTGTTTATTCCGGACGAAAGACTGCGGCCCGGCGTCGTCTTCGGGACCCTGATCGTGCTGAGCTGCCTAGTCATGATGTCCCGCGTCGGAGATGCGGCCATGGCAGGCCGGGGCATACGTCCGTGA
- a CDS encoding ACP phosphodiesterase gives MNYLAHVYLADEEDSASIIGNLLADFTNPQNEACFPESVREGIRQHRAIDRFTDQHSVFIRSRDRIDSRFRLLKGVLVDLFYDHFLSKHWEEFHARELSRHCSYVYLMAEPWLPRLPIRMQRMLHFLFAEAGVLEYGSLEGIEAALHGMSGRLSRPNLLHLGTEALVADYEALEADFMEFFPQLIEFSRTYAPACHGRISDAGHHD, from the coding sequence ATGAACTACCTCGCCCACGTGTATCTGGCCGATGAAGAGGATTCCGCATCCATCATCGGCAATCTCCTCGCCGACTTCACTAATCCCCAGAACGAAGCCTGCTTTCCCGAATCCGTCCGCGAAGGGATTCGCCAGCACCGGGCCATTGACCGTTTTACCGACCAACACTCGGTCTTCATCCGCAGCCGTGATCGGATCGATTCCCGTTTTCGCCTGTTGAAAGGCGTACTCGTCGACCTCTTTTACGACCATTTCCTTTCCAAGCACTGGGAGGAGTTCCATGCCCGCGAATTGTCCCGCCACTGCAGCTATGTCTACCTGATGGCGGAACCCTGGCTACCAAGGCTCCCCATCCGGATGCAGCGAATGCTTCACTTCCTCTTTGCCGAAGCCGGTGTGCTCGAGTACGGCAGTCTCGAAGGAATCGAAGCCGCCCTGCACGGCATGTCCGGACGCCTCAGTCGCCCGAATCTCCTGCATCTGGGAACCGAAGCTCTGGTCGCCGATTACGAGGCACTTGAGGCCGACTTCATGGAGTTTTTTCCACAGCTGATCGAGTTCTCACGGACGTATGCCCCGGCCTGCCATGGCCGCATCTCCGACGCGGGACATCATGACTAG
- a CDS encoding type IV pilus twitching motility protein PilT, giving the protein MNDLDTLLIEMLEKGGSDLHLTAGAPPKARIDGVIYSLREEAIRAEDLEAMLKEVTPPNRWESFLQTGDVDLAHEIPARARFRMNLFKNSWGIGTVLRQIPSRVQSIDELGLPKALKDVAMYPEGLVLVTGPTGSGKSTTLAGMINHINEKSAKQIITLEDPIEFTHDDKQSTVLHREIGDHTRNFEAGLRAAIRADPDVILIGEMRSMRTIRLALNCAAMGMLVFATLHTNGATKTIDRIIDAFPADEQNQTRTMLAESLRAIVSQQLCKGKDKGRVPAFEILLSHSSLPNCIRKNSLASISNIIDQNREDGMISLDAYLRDLVESGAISREEAYMKAQNKMQFADPE; this is encoded by the coding sequence ATGAACGATCTGGATACTTTACTAATTGAAATGCTCGAGAAAGGCGGTTCCGACCTCCACCTGACTGCAGGCGCGCCCCCGAAGGCCCGTATCGACGGGGTTATCTACAGCCTGCGCGAGGAAGCGATCCGCGCCGAAGACCTGGAAGCCATGCTGAAGGAAGTGACACCTCCGAACCGCTGGGAAAGCTTCCTGCAAACCGGCGATGTGGACTTGGCGCATGAGATCCCGGCCCGGGCCCGGTTCCGGATGAACCTGTTCAAGAACAGCTGGGGCATCGGCACCGTCTTACGGCAGATTCCGTCCCGAGTGCAAAGTATCGACGAGCTGGGACTTCCCAAAGCACTCAAGGACGTAGCCATGTATCCGGAGGGCTTGGTACTGGTCACCGGCCCGACCGGCAGCGGAAAGTCCACCACGCTGGCGGGGATGATCAATCACATCAATGAAAAGAGCGCGAAGCAGATCATCACCCTGGAAGACCCGATTGAATTTACCCATGACGACAAGCAAAGCACCGTCCTGCACCGTGAAATCGGGGATCATACCCGCAATTTCGAAGCAGGCCTGAGAGCGGCGATCCGGGCCGACCCCGACGTCATTCTAATCGGTGAGATGCGTAGCATGCGCACCATACGCCTGGCCTTGAATTGTGCGGCCATGGGCATGCTGGTGTTCGCAACCCTACATACCAACGGAGCAACCAAGACAATCGACCGAATCATCGACGCCTTTCCCGCGGACGAGCAGAACCAGACCCGCACCATGCTGGCAGAATCGCTGCGTGCGATCGTCTCCCAGCAACTTTGCAAGGGTAAGGACAAAGGCCGCGTTCCGGCCTTCGAGATACTGCTCAGCCACAGTTCGCTTCCGAACTGCATTCGCAAGAACTCACTCGCAAGCATCAGCAACATCATCGACCAGAACCGTGAGGATGGCATGATTTCGCTCGATGCCTACCTGCGCGACTTGGTCGAGTCCGGCGCGATCAGCCGCGAGGAAGCCTATATGAAGGCGCAGAATAAGATGCAGTTTGCGGATCCGGAATAG
- a CDS encoding type IV pilus twitching motility protein PilT: MRPETHWLLHFCHDNQLLTDSQVQGIASNFDASTDAQTCARMLLNAGWVTDKDFLDSAVDAAIKNAREGFDLPELPGISSGGSENPFNFPDFNDFKELEGSALEREVKALFLRCQQIGASDLHITAGARPSIRHHRRLVYLSNAPLPDSLARKINLCLLNEAQRTKFETDMDLDYALAIGESTEGYRTRCRANLMEQKKGIAGTYRIVADHLMSLEELGFPNADDIRKLLNYNNGIILVTGPLGCGKTTTLATLVHELNQNRREHIITIEDPIEVRQNSENSIVTQRQVGEHTTSFNSALMSALREDPDIIVVGEMRDLETIEIAVTAAETGHLVIATMDTRDANSTLNRMLDVFPPSQQNQIRSMTAGSLRGVICQRLLPSTDDSVVLACELLVNNSAVAAIIRDGKETGLNNAMQSGKKFGMRTMNDSIQALLEAGRITEEVAQANLRSSESKKS; the protein is encoded by the coding sequence ATGCGCCCCGAAACCCACTGGTTGCTTCACTTCTGTCACGACAATCAATTGCTGACGGACAGTCAGGTCCAAGGCATTGCCTCGAATTTTGACGCCTCCACCGACGCCCAAACCTGCGCCCGCATGCTGCTGAATGCCGGCTGGGTCACGGACAAGGACTTCCTCGATTCCGCGGTGGATGCCGCGATCAAGAATGCCCGCGAAGGTTTCGACCTACCGGAGCTGCCCGGCATCAGCTCGGGGGGAAGCGAGAATCCATTTAATTTCCCGGACTTCAACGACTTCAAGGAGCTGGAAGGGAGCGCTCTCGAACGCGAAGTCAAAGCGCTCTTCCTCCGCTGCCAGCAGATCGGCGCGAGCGATCTGCACATTACCGCGGGCGCGCGTCCGAGCATCCGCCACCACCGGCGCCTTGTCTACCTGAGCAATGCCCCGCTGCCGGATTCTCTGGCGCGGAAGATCAACCTTTGCCTGTTGAACGAGGCACAGCGGACAAAGTTCGAGACCGACATGGATCTCGATTATGCCTTGGCGATCGGCGAATCCACCGAGGGCTATCGCACCCGCTGCCGGGCCAATTTGATGGAGCAAAAAAAAGGCATTGCCGGCACCTACCGAATTGTCGCCGACCATCTGATGAGCCTGGAAGAACTAGGCTTCCCAAATGCGGACGACATTCGCAAGCTGCTGAACTACAACAACGGCATCATTCTGGTGACCGGCCCCTTGGGCTGCGGCAAGACCACCACACTGGCCACGCTGGTGCATGAGTTGAACCAGAACCGTCGCGAACACATCATCACCATCGAAGACCCGATCGAGGTCCGGCAGAACTCGGAAAACAGCATTGTCACGCAGCGCCAGGTCGGTGAGCACACCACATCTTTCAATTCCGCGCTGATGTCCGCGCTCCGCGAAGACCCGGACATCATCGTGGTCGGTGAGATGCGCGATCTGGAAACAATTGAAATCGCAGTCACGGCCGCTGAAACCGGGCACCTGGTGATTGCCACGATGGACACACGGGACGCCAACTCGACACTGAACCGCATGTTGGACGTCTTCCCGCCCAGCCAGCAGAACCAAATCCGGTCCATGACCGCCGGTTCGCTCAGAGGAGTGATTTGCCAGCGACTCCTGCCCTCCACCGATGACAGCGTAGTCCTCGCCTGTGAGCTTCTGGTCAATAACAGTGCGGTCGCCGCGATCATTCGCGACGGTAAGGAAACCGGCCTGAACAACGCCATGCAGTCCGGCAAGAAATTTGGCATGCGCACGATGAACGACTCGATTCAGGCTCTGCTCGAGGCTGGCCGGATTACCGAAGAAGTCGCCCAAGCCAACCTGCGCAGCAGCGAAAGCAAAAAATCCTAA
- a CDS encoding GNAT family N-acetyltransferase — translation MDLELAVFRQATHGEFLRALEWAAKEGWNPGLGDADTFWHTDPEGFVCIELGDEVVGTGSIVSYGTFAFMGFFIVRPDLRGQGLGARFWHWRKARLLDRLKPGTAVGMDGVFDMQDFYAKGGFVFSHRNLRMAGTAVGGTPSLPVTPLAEIPFEHVCAMDLRCFGFAREDFLRRWIHEEHGVSLGIVQDGVLQGFGVIRECCEGYKIGPLFAASTEVADALYVALSSNAAGQPVYLDVPEINPAAMALAERYGLKEVFGCARMYLGPAPQLPWQSIFGITTFELG, via the coding sequence ATGGACTTGGAATTGGCAGTCTTTCGGCAAGCGACACACGGTGAGTTCCTGAGGGCGCTCGAATGGGCCGCCAAAGAAGGCTGGAACCCGGGGCTGGGGGATGCCGATACATTCTGGCATACCGACCCCGAAGGTTTTGTTTGCATCGAACTCGGCGACGAAGTCGTCGGTACCGGTTCCATTGTGAGTTACGGCACCTTTGCCTTCATGGGGTTCTTTATCGTGCGTCCTGACTTACGGGGGCAGGGGCTCGGTGCCAGGTTCTGGCATTGGCGCAAGGCTCGACTGCTGGATCGACTCAAGCCGGGGACGGCGGTTGGAATGGACGGCGTCTTTGACATGCAGGACTTCTATGCAAAGGGCGGTTTCGTTTTCAGTCATCGTAACCTGCGCATGGCGGGCACCGCGGTTGGAGGTACTCCATCGCTACCGGTGACCCCGCTCGCGGAGATTCCCTTCGAGCACGTGTGTGCGATGGACCTCCGTTGTTTCGGCTTTGCCCGTGAGGACTTTCTCCGCCGATGGATCCATGAGGAGCACGGCGTCTCGCTGGGGATTGTTCAGGACGGGGTGCTTCAGGGCTTTGGTGTCATTCGCGAGTGTTGTGAAGGGTACAAGATCGGTCCGCTCTTTGCCGCGTCGACGGAAGTCGCGGATGCGCTCTATGTTGCGCTCAGTTCGAACGCAGCCGGCCAACCGGTCTATCTGGATGTGCCGGAAATTAATCCGGCGGCGATGGCCTTGGCTGAGCGGTATGGGCTGAAAGAAGTCTTTGGCTGTGCGCGGATGTATCTGGGGCCCGCGCCACAGTTGCCCTGGCAGTCGATCTTCGGAATTACGACTTTCGAGTTGGGCTGA